The following proteins are encoded in a genomic region of Zea mays cultivar B73 chromosome 9, Zm-B73-REFERENCE-NAM-5.0, whole genome shotgun sequence:
- the LOC100284321 gene encoding Probable protein S-acyltransferase 17, which translates to MEVPWLLLVHGSVTALVVVSFLCGQWPIFEGTFIQSINHFLTFGAYHYLLRFVQSVCGTGARDLVLGVEGYCCDRPNPILQVFYVAIIGVTYFIIVQTSFQYIPGYYVSGLHRYLSVVAVSVGAILFVLTSFSDPGTVTAENVSQYVSSYPYDNIIFVEKECSTCKITRPARAKHCRICDKCVARFDHHCGWMNNCIGEKNIRYFVAFLVWHFLICLYGALILGFILAGEIKERKIIYILTVYYGIDNSFSGLFPHVAQWLLAVHNTQILLSVFLAILALLLGGFCAYHAHLCLTNTTTNETFKWQDYIMWMKKENEAKADAATLRSSIGSANSDAQKAPPSKWRTFFMRSRTPSMEPVVRNNIYDRGMITNLCEVVVPLSERKAFSRMKSD; encoded by the exons ATGGAGGTGCCGTGGCTGCTGCTGGTGCACGGGTCAGTGACGGCGCTGGTGGTGGTGTCGTTCCTCTGCGGGCAATGGCCCATCTTCGAGGGCACCTTCATCCAGAGCATCAACCACTTCCTCACCTTTGGGGCCTACCACTACCTCCT GCGGTTTGTGCAGTCTGTGTGCGGCACTGGGGCTAGGGATCTCGTCCTCGGTGTCGAGGGATACTGCTGCGACCGACCCAACCCGATATTGCAG GTATTTTATGTTGCCATAATTGGAGTGACATATTTTATAATAGTGCAGACATCTTTCCAGTATATTCCTGGGTATTATGTGAGTGGATTGCACAG ATATCTGAGTGTTGTGGCTGTTTCTGTTGGTGCTATACTCTTCGTGCTTACTAGCTTTTCTGATCCTGGGACTGTTACTGCTGAAAATGTTTCTCAATACGTATCTTCCTACCCATATGACAACATTATTTTTGTGGAGAAAGAATGTTCAACTTGCAAGATTACTAG GCCAGCCAGGGCAAAGCACTGTAGAATATGTGACAAGTGTGTTGCTCGATTCGATCACCATTGTGGATGGATG AATAATTGCATTGGGGAGAAAAATATTCGGTATTTTGTGGCCTTTTTAGTTTG GCATTTCCTTATATGTCTGTACGGGGCTTTAATCCTTGGCTTCATTCTTGCTGGTGAAATAAAAGAGCGGAAAATTATATACATTCTGACAG TTTATTATGGCATCGATAATTCATTCTCGGGCTTGTTTCCACATGTTGCACAG TGGTTGCTTGCTGTGCATAACACTCAGATACTCTTGAGTGTATTTTTGGCTATATTAGCACTGCTCCTTGGTGGCTTTTGTGCTTACCATGCACATCTTTGTTTGACAAATACAACAACCAACGAG ACATTCAAATGGCAAGACTACATCATGTGGATGAAAAAGGAAAATGAAGCAAAGGCGGACGCTGCCACGCTCAGATCCAGCATAGGCTCGGCCAATAGTGATGCACAGAAAGCTCCTCCAAGCAAATGGAGGACGTTCTTCATGAGATCCCGCACACCAAGCATGGAACCAGTTGTGAGAAACAACATATATGACAGAGGCATGATTACAAACCTGTGCGAGGTGGTCGTCCCTTTATCAGAACGGAAGGCATTTTCCCGCATGAAATCAGATTGA
- the LOC100284321 gene encoding probable protein S-acyltransferase 17 isoform X1: MEVPWLLLVHGSVTALVVVSFLCGQWPIFEGTFIQSINHFLTFGAYHYLLRFVQSVCGTGARDLVLGVEGYCCDRPNPILQVFYVAIIGVTYFIIVQTSFQYIPGYYVSGLHRYLSVVAVSVGAILFVLTSFSDPGTVTAENVSQYVSSYPYDNIIFVEKECSTCKITRHFLICLYGALILGFILAGEIKERKIIYILTVYYGIDNSFSGLFPHVAQWLLAVHNTQILLSVFLAILALLLGGFCAYHAHLCLTNTTTNETFKWQDYIMWMKKENEAKADAATLRSSIGSANSDAQKAPPSKWRTFFMRSRTPSMEPVVRNNIYDRGMITNLCEVVVPLSERKAFSRMKSD, encoded by the exons ATGGAGGTGCCGTGGCTGCTGCTGGTGCACGGGTCAGTGACGGCGCTGGTGGTGGTGTCGTTCCTCTGCGGGCAATGGCCCATCTTCGAGGGCACCTTCATCCAGAGCATCAACCACTTCCTCACCTTTGGGGCCTACCACTACCTCCT GCGGTTTGTGCAGTCTGTGTGCGGCACTGGGGCTAGGGATCTCGTCCTCGGTGTCGAGGGATACTGCTGCGACCGACCCAACCCGATATTGCAG GTATTTTATGTTGCCATAATTGGAGTGACATATTTTATAATAGTGCAGACATCTTTCCAGTATATTCCTGGGTATTATGTGAGTGGATTGCACAG ATATCTGAGTGTTGTGGCTGTTTCTGTTGGTGCTATACTCTTCGTGCTTACTAGCTTTTCTGATCCTGGGACTGTTACTGCTGAAAATGTTTCTCAATACGTATCTTCCTACCCATATGACAACATTATTTTTGTGGAGAAAGAATGTTCAACTTGCAAGATTACTAG GCATTTCCTTATATGTCTGTACGGGGCTTTAATCCTTGGCTTCATTCTTGCTGGTGAAATAAAAGAGCGGAAAATTATATACATTCTGACAG TTTATTATGGCATCGATAATTCATTCTCGGGCTTGTTTCCACATGTTGCACAG TGGTTGCTTGCTGTGCATAACACTCAGATACTCTTGAGTGTATTTTTGGCTATATTAGCACTGCTCCTTGGTGGCTTTTGTGCTTACCATGCACATCTTTGTTTGACAAATACAACAACCAACGAG ACATTCAAATGGCAAGACTACATCATGTGGATGAAAAAGGAAAATGAAGCAAAGGCGGACGCTGCCACGCTCAGATCCAGCATAGGCTCGGCCAATAGTGATGCACAGAAAGCTCCTCCAAGCAAATGGAGGACGTTCTTCATGAGATCCCGCACACCAAGCATGGAACCAGTTGTGAGAAACAACATATATGACAGAGGCATGATTACAAACCTGTGCGAGGTGGTCGTCCCTTTATCAGAACGGAAGGCATTTTCCCGCATGAAATCAGATTGA
- the LOC100277054 gene encoding uncharacterized protein isoform X1 yields MSIYYPAKSPKGPVAAFPLRSALVFFVTSFGFYVCYFSSRQIIALETEAETTASGGGAEPTETRCTNRPAIIPHGPQTRYVHFPRPATYDRGECVCNPVRFFVIVSTQRSGSGWVEALLNSHPNVSSNGEVFSMRERRQNLSSVLGTLDRLYGMDWLTSAAKNECTAAFGFKWMLNQGLMENHRDIVNYLNRKGAMVVFLFRRNTLRRLISVVANNYDRRARQLNGVHKSHVHSKEEAEVLARFRPELDAPALIPSIRTAQRAVRACLRRFGSTRHMVLYYEDVVRDSRKALSRVQEFLGVPARELSSKHVKIHTRPLPDLVGNWEEVRRTLRGTEYSRFLDDDAE; encoded by the exons ATG AGTATTTATTATCCAGCAAAGAGTCCAAAGGGCCCAGTAGCAGCGTTCCCTCTACGGTCTGCTCTCGTCTTCTTCGTCACATCGTTCGGCTTCTACGTCTGCTACTTCTCCTCACGTCAGATAATAGCCCTGGAAACCGAAGCAGAAACGACGGCCAGCGGAGGCGGAGCAGAACCCACAGAGACCCGTTGCACAAATAGGCCCGCGATCATTCCACATGGGCCACAGACGCGGTACGTGCACTTCCCGAGGCCCGCCACCTACGACAG GGGCGAATGCGTTTGTAACCCGGTGCGCTTCTTCGTGATCGTGTCGACGCAGAGGTCGGGGAGCGGGTGGGTGGAGGCCTTGCTCAACAGCCACCCCAACGTCAGCTCCAACGGCGAGGTGTTCTCCATGAGGGAGAGGAGACAGAACCTCTCCTCTGTTCTGGGGACTCTTGACAGGCTGTACGGCATGGACTGGCTCACCAGCGCGGCCAAGAACGAGTGCACGGCGGCGTTCGGGTTCAAGTGGATGCTCAACCAG GGACTGATGGAAAACCATCGCGACATCGTGAACTATTTGAACAGGAAGGGTGCGATGGTGGTGTTCCTCTTCAGGAGGAACACGCTGCGGAGGCTCATCTCTGTGGTGGCCAACAACTACGACAGGAGAGCGAGGCAGCTCAACGGCGTCCACAAATCACACGTTCATTCCAAAGAGGAG GCTGAGGTCCTCGCAAGGTTCAGGCCGGAGCTGGACGCGCCGGCTCTGATTCCGAGCATCAGAACCGCCCAGCGCGCCGTGAGAGCCTGCCTGCGCCGCTTCGGCAGCACGCGCCACATGGTCCTCTACTACGAGGACGTGGTCCGGGACAGCAGGAAG GCGTTGTCCCGGGTGCAGGAGTTCCTCGGGGTTCCGGCGAGGGAGCTGTCCAGCAAGCATGTCAAGATCCACACCAGGCCCCTCCCGGACCTCGTCGGCAACTGGGAGGAGGTGAGGCGGACGCTGCGCGGGACAGAGTACAGCCGATTCCTAGATGATGATGCAGAGTAG
- the LOC100284321 gene encoding probable protein S-acyltransferase 17 isoform X2 has translation MEVPWLLLVHGSVTALVVVSFLCGQWPIFEGTFIQSINHFLTFGAYHYLLRFVQSVCGTGARDLVLGVEGYCCDRPNPILQVFYVAIIGVTYFIIVQTSFQYIPGYYVSGLHRYLSVVAVSVGAILFVLTSFSDPGTVTAENVSQYVSSYPYDNIIFVEKECSTCKITRPARAKHCRICDKCVARFDHHCGWMNNCIGEKNIRYFVAFLVWHFLICLYGALILGFILAGEIKERKIIYILTVYYGIDNSFSGLFPHVAQWLLAVHNTQILLSVFLAILALLLGGFCAYHAHLCLTNTTTNEVRLSDLEPLKDIQMARLHHVDEKGK, from the exons ATGGAGGTGCCGTGGCTGCTGCTGGTGCACGGGTCAGTGACGGCGCTGGTGGTGGTGTCGTTCCTCTGCGGGCAATGGCCCATCTTCGAGGGCACCTTCATCCAGAGCATCAACCACTTCCTCACCTTTGGGGCCTACCACTACCTCCT GCGGTTTGTGCAGTCTGTGTGCGGCACTGGGGCTAGGGATCTCGTCCTCGGTGTCGAGGGATACTGCTGCGACCGACCCAACCCGATATTGCAG GTATTTTATGTTGCCATAATTGGAGTGACATATTTTATAATAGTGCAGACATCTTTCCAGTATATTCCTGGGTATTATGTGAGTGGATTGCACAG ATATCTGAGTGTTGTGGCTGTTTCTGTTGGTGCTATACTCTTCGTGCTTACTAGCTTTTCTGATCCTGGGACTGTTACTGCTGAAAATGTTTCTCAATACGTATCTTCCTACCCATATGACAACATTATTTTTGTGGAGAAAGAATGTTCAACTTGCAAGATTACTAG GCCAGCCAGGGCAAAGCACTGTAGAATATGTGACAAGTGTGTTGCTCGATTCGATCACCATTGTGGATGGATG AATAATTGCATTGGGGAGAAAAATATTCGGTATTTTGTGGCCTTTTTAGTTTG GCATTTCCTTATATGTCTGTACGGGGCTTTAATCCTTGGCTTCATTCTTGCTGGTGAAATAAAAGAGCGGAAAATTATATACATTCTGACAG TTTATTATGGCATCGATAATTCATTCTCGGGCTTGTTTCCACATGTTGCACAG TGGTTGCTTGCTGTGCATAACACTCAGATACTCTTGAGTGTATTTTTGGCTATATTAGCACTGCTCCTTGGTGGCTTTTGTGCTTACCATGCACATCTTTGTTTGACAAATACAACAACCAACGAGGTGAGACTTAGTGATCTTGAGCCTTTGAAAG ACATTCAAATGGCAAGACTACATCATGTGGATGAAAAAGGAAAATGA